The Candidatus Methylomirabilis sp. genome includes the window TCCCACCGCGTAGATCTTTCCCTCCAGCACCGCCGCTGCCAGGGCGCCGCGAGGGGTGGGCATCGAGGCCCGCCGCATCCAGCGGTCGGTGCTCGGATCATAGGCCAACACATCGGCGACGGGCGCCCAGCCGTCCCGGTAGCCGCCGAGCACGTAGAGCGTCCCGTCCAGACTCGCGGCCGCCGGGTGATGGACGGCAGCCGGCAGCGACGCCCGTTGCCGCCACGCGTCCGCCGCCGGATCGTACTCCTCCACCACGTCCCCACCCGAGCCGAAGCCCCCGACCACGTACAGTCGCCCACCGGCGGCCGCGGCCGCTACCTCAGAGCGGGCCGCCCGCATCGGGGCCCGGCGCTCCCAGCGCCCGGTGAGGCTCGCGGCCAGCAGGGGGGCCGTCAGCGCAAGCAGGAGGCTCACGGCCACGAGGAGACGCGGGAGCCGCCGAGCCATCTCAGCCCCTCCCCGGCAGGCGCAGGGCGGCCAGCGCCGCCTCGCGCTCGCTCCAGGGCACGCGGCCGTGCGCCAGAATTTGATACGGCTCGTGCCCCTTCCCGGCGAGGAGGACCGCATCCCCCGGCCGGGCGCGCGCGCAGGCGGCCGCGATCGCCTCGGCCCGGTCGAGGATGATGGCGTGGTAGTTCCCGCCGGGATCCACCCGCCGGACGCCCTCCTGGATCTGCCGAGCGATGCCGGCCGGATCCTCGCCGGCGGGATTATCGCTGGTGAGGATGGTATACGCGCTCAGGCGAGCGGCCACCTCCCCCATGGCCGCCCGCTTCGTCCGGTCCCGGTCTCCGGAGCAGCCGAAGACCGTGAGGAGGCGGCCGCTGACCAGGTGCCGGGTGGTGCGGAGGAGCTTCTCCAGCGCCGCCGTGGTGTGCGCGAAGTCGATGACCACGAGGAACGGCTGCCCGGCGTCCACCAGCTCGAACCGGCCGGGGATGCCGGAGACCCCTTCCAGGCCCCGCTTGATGGTCGCAGGGTCGATGCCCAGGGCGAGCCCGACGCCGGCCGCGGCCAGCGCGCTGTAGGCGTTGACCCAGCCGGTGAGGCGCAGGGTCACGGGGAAGGTCGCATGGGGACTCTCCATGGTCAGGCGGAGCTGGCCCAAGGCCGCGGTGAGGTCCCGCGCCCTGAGGTCGGCCGCCCGCTGGACGCCGAACGTCGTCGCGGGGCAGGCCGTGGCGGCCAGGATCCGTTCGCTGGCCGGGTCATCCGCATTGACGATGGCCCGGTGTTCCGGGGAGGCCCCCAGGCTGGAGAAGAGGGACGCCTTGGCCGCGAGGTACGTTTCGAGCCGCCCGTGCAGATCCAGGTGGTCCGAGGTGAGATTCGTGAAGACGCCGAGGTCGAAGTCGCAGGCGGCCACCCGCTTCAGGGCGAGGGCATGCGAGGAGACCTCCATGACCGCGTGGGAGGCCCCCTCGGCCACGCACTCGGCCAGGAACCGCTGGAGATCCAGGGACTCCGGGGTCGTGTAATGGGAGGGTGTCTCCTTCTCGCCGATGCGGCTCACGATGGTCCCGCTCATGGCGACCCGGGTTCCCGCCTCCCGCAGGACCGCCTCCACCAGGTAGGCCGTGGTGGTCTTCCCCTCCGTCCCGGTGATGCCGATCAGGGTGAGCCGCTCAGACGGATGGCGGTAGAACCGGCTGGCAATGAGGGCGAGCGCGTGGCGCGCGTCGGGGACCTCGGCGAGGGCGAGGGCGTCGGGGACCGGACCCGCCTTCTCCACGACCACCGCCACGGCGCCCCGCCTCTGGGCGTCCGCGATGTAGCGGTGCCCATCGTCCCGGAAGCCCCGGATGCAGACGAAGCAGTACCCCTCCCGGACGTCCCGGGAGTCGTAGGCGATGCCCCGGACGGGGACCGGCCCGCCCCGTCGGATGAGCGCTCCGGGACACGCCGCCAGCAGGGCTTCCAGGGTCCACGGTTCCTGCATCGGCCCCATCCCCGCACCCTACGGCACCCGCGCGCGGGGCACGGGTGCCTCCACCTCCCACTCGACCCAGGTCTCCTCCCCGGGCGCCACCGTCACGGCCAGCTCCCGCAGGCCGAGCCCGTCGTGCCACAGGAGGAGACGATGGACTCCCGCCGGGACG containing:
- a CDS encoding kelch repeat-containing protein — protein: MARRLPRLLVAVSLLLALTAPLLAASLTGRWERRAPMRAARSEVAAAAAGGRLYVVGGFGSGGDVVEEYDPAADAWRQRASLPAAVHHPAAASLDGTLYVLGGYRDGWAPVADVLAYDPSTDRWMRRASMPTPRGALAAAVLEGKIYAVG
- a CDS encoding UDP-N-acetylmuramoyl-L-alanyl-D-glutamate--2,6-diaminopimelate ligase — translated: MQEPWTLEALLAACPGALIRRGGPVPVRGIAYDSRDVREGYCFVCIRGFRDDGHRYIADAQRRGAVAVVVEKAGPVPDALALAEVPDARHALALIASRFYRHPSERLTLIGITGTEGKTTTAYLVEAVLREAGTRVAMSGTIVSRIGEKETPSHYTTPESLDLQRFLAECVAEGASHAVMEVSSHALALKRVAACDFDLGVFTNLTSDHLDLHGRLETYLAAKASLFSSLGASPEHRAIVNADDPASERILAATACPATTFGVQRAADLRARDLTAALGQLRLTMESPHATFPVTLRLTGWVNAYSALAAAGVGLALGIDPATIKRGLEGVSGIPGRFELVDAGQPFLVVIDFAHTTAALEKLLRTTRHLVSGRLLTVFGCSGDRDRTKRAAMGEVAARLSAYTILTSDNPAGEDPAGIARQIQEGVRRVDPGGNYHAIILDRAEAIAAACARARPGDAVLLAGKGHEPYQILAHGRVPWSEREAALAALRLPGRG